Below is a genomic region from Penaeus monodon isolate SGIC_2016 chromosome 33, NSTDA_Pmon_1, whole genome shotgun sequence.
GTACGTCGGTTTGTTTGTGGGTCTGAGACCTTGTGCAGGTGTAGGATGTCTCTGGTTGCGAAACATGCTCAGTGGCGTTTGAAGCATTGCCTTAGTAAGAAAAGAAATGCTAATTGGTTTGTGTTTCCCTTTTAGTGCAGAAGTGTTACAGATGCAAGACTTATTGCTTTCTTAAGAATACCGANNNNNNNNNNNNNNNNNNNNNNNNNNNNNNNNNNNNNNNNNNNNNNNNNNNNNNNNNNNNNNNNNNNNNNNNNNNNNNNNNNNNNNNNNNNNNNNNNNNNNNNNNNNNNNNNNNNNNNNNNNNNNNNNNNNNNNNNNNNNNNNNNNNNNNNNNNNNNNNNNNNNNNNNNNNNNNNNNNNNNNNNNNNNNNNNNNNNNNNNNNNNNNNNNNNNNNNNNNNNNNNNNNNNNNNNNNNNNNNNNNNNNNNNNNNNNNNNNNNNNNNNNNNNNNNNNNNNNNNNNNNNNNNNNNNNNNNNNNNNNNNNNNNNNNNNNNNNNNNNNNNNNNNNNNNNNNNNNNNNNNNNNNNNNNNNNNNNNNNNNNNNNNNNNNNNNNNNNNNNNNNNNNNNNNNNNNNNNNNNNNNNNNNNNNNNNNNNNNNNNNNNNNNNNNNNNNNNNNNNNNNNNNNNNNNNNNNNNNNNNNNNNNNNNNNNNNNNNNNNNNNNNNNNNNNNNNNNNNNNNNNNNNNNNNNNNNNNNNNNNNNNNNNNNNNNNNNNNNNNNNNNNNNNNNNNNNNNNNNNNNNNNNNNNNNNNNNNNNNNNNNNNNNNNNNNNNNNNNNNNNNNNNNNNNNNNNNNNNNNNNNNNNNNNNNNNNNNNNNNNNNNNNNNNNNNNNNNNNNNNNNNNNNNNNNNNNNNNNNNNNNNNNNNNNNNNNNNNNNNNNNNNNNNNNNNNNNNNNNNNNNNNNNNNNNNNNNNNNNNNNNNNNNNNNNNNNNNTCAGCGTTGCTTAAGAAGGCGAAGTGTCCTGCTTTCCTTCGCCTTATTTGCTCTGGATGCCTGTGTCTCGCTGCGTCCGGGTGTGAGCGGTTCAAGGCTCTGAGCTTTATATTCATGCCTTCGTTTTTTCCCTGCAGGACCGCCGCGTGAGGCAAACGCACCTTCACCCCGCCTGAAGGAGGTCTTCGGCCATTAGCATGTCGTGCCCTCGCCCCGCCGCCCCCCCGCCGCCCCTGCACGTGGCCGCCCGCGCCGTGCCCACCAAGCCGGCACGCCCTCGCTGCGCGTCCGACCTGCCGCTCGGCCGCGTCTCCTCCCGCCCGCCTGCGCCGCCCGGCCTCACCGACTCCCCGAAGGCGGGCTTGACGTGTCCCTCGGAGCCCCCGGGAGAGCCCACCGAGGCTCCGAAGTCCGCCTCCGACATGCCCTTCGACCTCTCCAAGGCCAGCCGCGAGGCCTCCGTCGGCTCGGCGTCGCGGCCGCTCGACCTCTCCGACTGCGACCAGCCCCTCGACCTCAGGGTGGACTTCAAGAAGCGGCGGACGGTCGCCGACGAGAACATGAACCTTGTCCTGAGCCCCGGCCGCGCCTCGCCCCCGGACGCCGGCCTGGAGCTCCTTCGCGGCCCTCCTCTTCCTTCGGCCTCGTGCTCCGTCAGGCCGGAATCCCCCGCGCCCCTCGAGCGGTCTCCAGGACGCCTTCCCGAGTGCCCGAGCCTCTCGTACCCCGTCCACGCCTCCCTGGCAGCCGAGACTCCCCTGGCCCTCCTGTACCCCCGCCCGCTGCCCCCCTCCTCGCTGCTGTATTCCAGGATAGGGAAGGAGATGCCGTACCCGTCGCTGGTGCCCCGCCCCGCGCAGTACCCCCTGCACCCCTGCCGACCCGCCCCTTCCCGTACCCGCTCGTCAGGGGCTTCCCTTCGCTGCCCgcgccccctcgccctcccccgctCTTCGAGGCGTTTCGGGAGCGCCGCACTTCGGGGGGCGCCGCCCCGGGCATGGCGGCGACGGGGCCGCACAAGCCGCGCGAGCGCTACGCGTGCAAGTTCTGCGGCAAGGTGTTCCCGCGCTCGGCCAACCTGACGCGGCACCTGCGGACGCACACGGGCGAGCAGCCGTACAAGTGCAAGTTCTGCGAGCGCTCGTTCAGCATCTCGTCCAACCTGCAGCGCCACGTCCGCAACATCCACAACAAGGAGAAGCCGTACAAGTGCCGCCTCTGCGACCGCGCCTTCGGCCAGCAGACCAACCTGGACCGCCACTTCAAGAAGCACCAGAGCGACGGCCCCACCATCCTCGACGGCGCCGTCCACCGTCACCACCGCCGCCTCCTGCTGCCCCGCCCGCCACCCGACCTCTGGGGCTCCGGGGTGCCTTCGGccgccgccccccacccccatccccctcctcccccgcccctgacGCCCC
It encodes:
- the LOC119594232 gene encoding histone-lysine N-methyltransferase PRDM16-like, with amino-acid sequence MSCPRPAAPPPPLHVAARAVPTKPARPRCASDLPLGRVSSRPPAPPGLTDSPKAGLTCPSEPPGEPTEAPKSASDMPFDLSKASREASVGSASRPLDLSDCDQPLDLRVDFKKRRTVADENMNLVLSPGRASPPDAGLELLRGPPLPSASCSVRPESPAPLERSPGRLPECPSLSYPVHASLAAETPLALLYPRPLPPSSLLGFPSLPAPPRPPPLFEAFRERRTSGGAAPGMAATGPHKPRERYACKFCGKVFPRSANLTRHLRTHTGEQPYKCKFCERSFSISSNLQRHVRNIHNKEKPYKCRLCDRAFGQQTNLDRHFKKHQSDGPTILDGAVHRHHRRLLLPRPPPDLWGSGTSLLTPSSLSQTFSLAPSPPASPPRDEDEEEEDIDVENEDETEEELEVGEEDPAEGQAGRRPGEGEPEAGERELEVEEEGQEGGDEDSEAGEEDHRVSFEVTITPAQPLEGERSSPSASGEKMVQV